One genomic region from Kwoniella dejecticola CBS 10117 chromosome 1, complete sequence encodes:
- a CDS encoding 60S ribosomal protein eL32, whose protein sequence is MPAHIPIVKKRTKTFKRHQSDRYHGVKESWRKPKGIDNRVRRRFKGQLPMPKIGYGSNKKTKHLLPSGHKELLVHNLSELELLLMHSGKYAASIAHGVSSKKRVELVARAKVLGVKITNPNAKLRTEEA, encoded by the exons ATGCCTGCCCACATCCCCATCGTCAAGAAGCGAACAAAGACCTTCAAGAGGCATCAATCCGACCGATACCACGGTGTCAAGGAGTCATGGAGAAAGCCCAAGGGTATCGATAACAGA GTCCGAAGAAGATTCAAGGGTCAACTCCCCATGCCCAAGATCGGTTACGGTTCCAACAAAAAGACCAAGCACCTCTTACCTTCCGGCCACAAGGAACTCTTGGTCCACAACCTCTCCGAACTCGAACTCCTCCTCATGCACTCTGGTAAATACGCCGCCTCGATCGCTCACGGTGtctcatcgaagaagagggtaGAGCTCGTTGCTAGGGCTAAGGTCCTCGgtgtcaa GATCACCAACCCTAACGCCAAGCTCAGAACCGAGGAGGCTTAG